A single genomic interval of Candidatus Rokuibacteriota bacterium harbors:
- a CDS encoding potassium channel protein has product MADGSQAFPVADIPRLRARLILPLSLVAAVVVGGTLGYFWLWRDLGGTWLDALFMTVTTITTVGYGEVKPLDSAARIFTMFIAIVGVGSLFYTFGVVMEYLVAVRLADPTGRRKMEKHIEALSGHIILAGLGRVGRQAAQELHEARMPFLVVDPADATVHQAEEHGWLCQQGDATDDAVLERAGVRRARGLIATTANDATNMYIVLSARVLNPKLYIVSRAVDESSVSKLTRAGADRAISPYAIGGHRLAHLILSPTVVDFFETALRRGNEALNIEALAVGAESPAAGRTLEMLAVRQATGATVLAIMRDGNPVVNPPGDMTLAAGDRLLALGTREQLERVERVLAGRS; this is encoded by the coding sequence TCGGATACTTCTGGCTCTGGCGCGACCTGGGCGGCACGTGGCTCGACGCGCTCTTCATGACGGTGACGACCATCACCACGGTCGGGTACGGCGAGGTCAAGCCGCTCGACTCGGCCGCCCGCATCTTTACGATGTTCATCGCGATCGTCGGGGTCGGCAGCCTCTTCTACACCTTCGGCGTGGTGATGGAGTACCTCGTCGCGGTGCGGCTGGCCGATCCCACGGGGAGACGCAAGATGGAGAAGCACATCGAGGCGCTGAGCGGACACATCATCCTGGCCGGCCTCGGCCGCGTGGGACGGCAGGCCGCGCAGGAACTCCACGAGGCGCGCATGCCGTTCCTCGTGGTCGACCCCGCCGATGCGACCGTCCACCAGGCCGAGGAACACGGCTGGCTGTGCCAGCAGGGCGACGCCACCGACGACGCGGTGCTCGAGCGGGCCGGCGTCCGGCGCGCGCGCGGGCTCATCGCCACCACGGCCAACGACGCCACGAACATGTACATCGTGCTCTCGGCGCGGGTGCTCAACCCGAAGCTCTACATCGTCTCGCGCGCAGTGGACGAGTCGAGCGTGTCCAAGCTCACGCGCGCCGGCGCAGACCGGGCGATCAGCCCGTACGCCATCGGCGGTCACCGTCTCGCGCACCTGATCCTGAGCCCCACGGTCGTGGACTTCTTCGAGACGGCCCTGCGCCGGGGCAACGAGGCGCTCAACATCGAGGCACTGGCCGTGGGCGCCGAGAGTCCGGCGGCGGGCCGCACGCTCGAAATGCTTGCCGTCCGACAGGCCACGGGGGCGACGGTGCTGGCCATCATGCGCGACGGCAACCCCGTGGTGAACCCGCCGGGCGACATGACGCTGGCCGCCGGCGACCGGCTGCTGGCGCTCGGCACGCGGGAGCAGCTCGAGCGCGTCGAGCGCGTGCTCGCCGGGCGGAGCTGA
- a CDS encoding intradiol ring-cleavage dioxygenase, with protein MRGMIALAGAIVVAGAAWGASLAPTPEQTLGPFYPSVLPEDRDADLLVIKGRADRAQGTVLHLTGRVTDTSGAPVADARIEIWQSDVYGRYLPPKDGAPGQRDPNFQGYGQTRTDAAGAYKFRTIRPVPYESRPPHIHVQVTHPRFRALVTQMYVVGEPGRENPAYFGGQRVRDALSVTLYPADGAEPGTLSTRFDIVLVPAR; from the coding sequence ATGCGAGGCATGATCGCGCTGGCGGGAGCCATCGTGGTCGCGGGAGCCGCATGGGGGGCGTCGCTCGCGCCGACTCCGGAGCAGACACTCGGGCCCTTCTATCCGAGCGTGCTGCCCGAGGACCGCGACGCGGACCTGCTCGTGATCAAGGGCCGGGCCGACCGGGCGCAGGGCACCGTGCTTCACCTGACGGGGCGCGTGACCGACACGAGCGGCGCCCCCGTCGCCGACGCGCGGATCGAGATCTGGCAGAGCGACGTCTATGGCCGCTACCTGCCCCCCAAGGATGGCGCCCCGGGGCAGCGGGACCCGAACTTCCAGGGCTACGGGCAGACCCGCACCGATGCCGCGGGCGCGTACAAGTTTCGGACGATCCGCCCGGTGCCCTACGAGTCCCGTCCTCCTCACATCCACGTCCAGGTGACGCACCCGCGCTTCCGTGCCCTCGTGACCCAGATGTACGTGGTGGGCGAGCCGGGACGCGAGAATCCCGCCTACTTCGGAGGCCAGCGGGTCCGCGACGCGCTCTCGGTGACGCTCTACCCCGCCGACGGCGCGGAGCCCGGCACCCTCAGCACGCGCTTCGACATCGTGCTCGTCCCGGCGCGGTGA